CATCAACCGCCACACATGGGAGTTTTGTGATACTGGTGGCGATTTGCCTGTGTTGTTGATTTTGCCTGGTGGTTTGGCCCGCGCTGATCTAGCTTTTCGTTGGTTGGCCCGTGGCCATCAACGCTTTCGGGTGATTAGCCTGGCCTATCCCAACACGATTGGTAAGCTCGCAGATTTAGCAGCCAAGCTACAAGAATTATTTGAGCATTTGCAGCTTGAGGCAGCTTGGATTGTGGCTGGCTCGTATAGCGGTTTGATCGCCCAAGCTGTTTTGCATTATCGCCCGCAGTTGGCCTTGGGTTTGCTACTTTCCGATACGGGCGTGCCGCGCCGAAGTCGCTGGGTTTGGCTGACATTGCTACAACCGTTGGTCGCGATCTTGCCCTTGGGCGTGGTGCGGCGCTTGTTTTGGCATGGCACACAGCAATTTTTGCAGCCGATGGCTGCTAGCTTGCGGCCATTCTGGGCTGAGCGCTTGCACCATAATATTCACCATTTGCAGCGCCACGATTATCTGCGCTTGTTGAATTGGTGGCGTGAGCTTGATTGGCATTTGGGCGCGGCCCGCTGGCATGGTAAGTTGGCAATGATTGTGGCTGAACATGATGGTTTGTTTGGGCAGCGTGATCAACAGTTGTTGCGGCAATATTACCCTGCTGCTAATTACCAACTCATGGCCCACGCCCAACATTGTGCATCGCTGGCGCAAATTGATGCCTATATTGATTGGGCTTTGGCTTGGATTGAGGTTGCCTAATGCGTTGGTTGGCTTGGTGGTATCTGCTTGATCGCTGTTGGCGTTGGTTGATGATTCGACGGTTTTTTGCCAAGTCTCAGCCACCAGCACCCAAACGTTGGCCCAGCATTGATTTGATTCAGCCATTAACTCATGGGGTTTTCGATTTAACCAAAACCTTGCAACAACGTCTCACATTGAGCTATACGGGCCAACTGCAACATTATTGGGTGATCGACCAAGCTGATAGTCAAACATTTGCAGTGTGTTCTGCTTTACAGAGAAAAAATCCTGAGCAGCGCATCACCATTATCCAAGTTGCGCCAGATTGGGGCCAACGCGCTTCGAAATTAGTTAAATTGCAAGCTGCGCTGGCCCAAGCCAATTCCGAGGTGTTATGGTTTATTGATGATGATGTTAGCTTGCCCGTTGATGGTTTGAATCAAGCTTTACCATACTTGTTGCAGCCGCAGGGTGGGGCGATTTTTGGTTTGGCCTGCTATGTGAATTGGCGTAATTTGCCGTCGGCTTTGATGAGCAATTTTGTTAATGCCAATGCCTTGCCCAGCTATATCGGCTTGGCGGCTTTGACCGAGCCATACACGATTACTGGGCATCAATTTGCTTTGCAACGCAGGGTGTTTGAACAAATTGGCGGATTTAGTGGCATGCAGGGGCGCATCGACGACGATCATGAGTTGGCGCGGCGGGTGCAAGCCCATGGCCTGCGCAATCTACAAACGCCATTAATCTACGCTGTTGATAATTATTTTGTGGATTTACCAGCCTATCTTCAGCAGATGCAGCGTTGGTTTACGATTCCCCGCGTGCTGATGCTGCCTGATCTAAACCAGCACGACCAGTTTGTGACCAGTTTGACCAGCCTTGCTCAGCCTATTCCCACAATTTTGGCCTTGGCAAGCATTCGCCAGCCAAAACTACGACCTTGGCTGTTGGCATGTTTACTAGCGCAATTAGGCTTGCAGCGTTGGCAAATGCAGCGTTATTGCCAAACCAAATTGCCTTGGTGGGCTTGGCCGTTGAGCATCATTGGCACATTGCTTGACCCATTGTTGATGCTGTGGGGCTTGCTGGGCGATGATACGATTGTTTGGCGTGGGGAGCGTATTCGGTTGCGGCGTTCGGCCTCAGCACAGTGGTTGGGCAAGGAGCAAGATCATGATTAAACGAGCTTGGATAGTGTTGTGTGGCTTGATGCTTGGTCAACGCTGTTGGAAGTGGTGGCAGGTTTGGCGCTTTTTTGATAAGCCTATCCCTGCTATGCAACACGAGCCTGCAACAACCTTGGTGAGTTTGCTCCAGCCAATTTTGAGTGGCGACCCCCATCTGGCTACATGTTTACGCGCCAATTTGAATGCTCCAAGCAGCTATAAGCGCGAATGGCTGTGGTTAATTGATGACGATGATCAGGTCGCCCAACACCTTTGCTATGAATTACAAGCTGAATATGCCGATCAAACTATCCGCATTATCAGCCTGCCAGCACCAGCCGAGCGGGTTAATCCCAAAACCTTCAAGCTAATTACTGGATTGCAACAAGCCCAAGGCCAGATTATTTGTGTGCTTGATGATGATACTAGCCTGCCAGCCTATGGCTTGGAACAATGTTTACCATGGCTGGATCAAGCGGACATTGGCTTGGCCTTTGGATTGCCCTACTATCGCTCATTCGATAATGCTTGGTCGAGTTTGGTGGCATTGTTTGTTAATAGCAATAGTTTGCTGACCTATGTGCCTTATAGCCAAGTGAGCGAGCCATTTACGATTAATGGGATGTTCTATGCCATGCGCCGCGAAGTTTTGGAGCAATTGCATGGTTTTGCTGGCTTAGAGCATATTTTGGCCGACGATTTTGCGGTGGCCCAGCGGGTTAAACAGGCTGGTCTGCGCTTGCAACAAACCAGCATGCGCCATGCAATTCGTACCACCGTGACCAATGCCCAACGCTATCGCAGCCTCATTCAGCGTTGGTTTATCTTCCCGCGTGAATCGCTGCTACGCCATTTGAATTTGCGCGAACGCAGCTTAATGTTTTGTTTGGCAATTGTGCCCACATTGTTTCCATTGGTTTTGACCATAGTGACCGTCTTGCGCCCCAGTCAACGCCAACGCTGGTTTGCGGCAAGCTACACTCTGCTTGGCCTGATCAGTTTTATTCAAATTGATCAACACTATCTTGAGCAGGCCACGCCACGCCGCTATTGGCTATTGGTGCCATGTTTAGAATTATTGATTCCGGTGCAACTAATTCAAGCCTTGCTTGCTCCACAGCGAATTGTTTGGCGTGGCCATGTGATGGATGTGGAAAAAGGCGGCGCGTTTCGTTTTGTGAAACGGAGGGACGAGGGGTGAGGGAGAAAGGCACTAGGCTATGGGCTTTTGACTAGCGGAATTATTGGGATACTACAAAACGTTCCGCTAGCCGCTAGCCTTCAGCCCATAACCATACAATCCTCTGCGCCTCTGCGTTGAAAAAGCTCCAACTCCCTGTTCTCTGCTCTATGTTCTATGTTCTAAGGCTTGTTCCCGCTCCTTAAATTGGGTCTGATAGAGCTGGGCATACAATCCGGCTTGGGCTAATAACTCGCTATGCGTGCCCCGTTCGAGCACGCGGCCTTGATCGACGACCAAAATCAAGTCGGCTGCCAAAATTGTCGAAAGCCGATGGGCAATCACAATGCTGGTGCGATCTTTGAGCAATGGTTGCAGGGCGGCCTGAATTAATGCTTCCGAGCGTGAATCGAGCGCTGAGGTGGCCTCGTCAAGCACCAAAATCCGTGGGTTTTTGAGGATCACGCGGGCGATCGCGATCCGTTGTTTTTCGCCACCCGAGAAGCGATAGCCCCGTTCGCCAACCACCGTATCGTAGCCATTGGGCAGGCTGGCGATCAAATCGTGGATATTGGCAGCGCGACAGGCGGCCTCTAGTTCAGCATCAGTTGCATCGGGCTTGGCATAGCGCAAATTGGCCCGCAAGCTCTCGTGGAAGAGAAAAGTTTCTTGGGTGACCATGCCGATCGCTTGGCCAAGGCTATCAAGCTCCAACTCGCGCACATCAATTCCATCAATCAGCACACGGCCACGACTGGGGT
This region of Herpetosiphon gulosus genomic DNA includes:
- a CDS encoding glycosyltransferase — encoded protein: MRWLAWWYLLDRCWRWLMIRRFFAKSQPPAPKRWPSIDLIQPLTHGVFDLTKTLQQRLTLSYTGQLQHYWVIDQADSQTFAVCSALQRKNPEQRITIIQVAPDWGQRASKLVKLQAALAQANSEVLWFIDDDVSLPVDGLNQALPYLLQPQGGAIFGLACYVNWRNLPSALMSNFVNANALPSYIGLAALTEPYTITGHQFALQRRVFEQIGGFSGMQGRIDDDHELARRVQAHGLRNLQTPLIYAVDNYFVDLPAYLQQMQRWFTIPRVLMLPDLNQHDQFVTSLTSLAQPIPTILALASIRQPKLRPWLLACLLAQLGLQRWQMQRYCQTKLPWWAWPLSIIGTLLDPLLMLWGLLGDDTIVWRGERIRLRRSASAQWLGKEQDHD
- a CDS encoding glycosyltransferase; the protein is MIKRAWIVLCGLMLGQRCWKWWQVWRFFDKPIPAMQHEPATTLVSLLQPILSGDPHLATCLRANLNAPSSYKREWLWLIDDDDQVAQHLCYELQAEYADQTIRIISLPAPAERVNPKTFKLITGLQQAQGQIICVLDDDTSLPAYGLEQCLPWLDQADIGLAFGLPYYRSFDNAWSSLVALFVNSNSLLTYVPYSQVSEPFTINGMFYAMRREVLEQLHGFAGLEHILADDFAVAQRVKQAGLRLQQTSMRHAIRTTVTNAQRYRSLIQRWFIFPRESLLRHLNLRERSLMFCLAIVPTLFPLVLTIVTVLRPSQRQRWFAASYTLLGLISFIQIDQHYLEQATPRRYWLLVPCLELLIPVQLIQALLAPQRIVWRGHVMDVEKGGAFRFVKRRDEG